One Desulfomicrobium apsheronum genomic region harbors:
- the aprB gene encoding adenylyl-sulfate reductase subunit beta — protein MPTFVDPAKCDGCKGGEKTACMYICPNDLMILDPVEMKAYNQEPAACWECYSCIKICPQGAITARPYADFAPMGGTCIPLRGAEDIMWTVQFRNGEVKRFKFPIRTTVEGSIKPFEGKPEAGNLEDELLFTETALATPKEALGQKIEVGEADLKVTFKSAVA, from the coding sequence ATGCCAACCTTTGTTGATCCAGCAAAGTGTGATGGATGCAAGGGCGGTGAAAAGACTGCCTGTATGTACATCTGTCCTAACGACCTGATGATCCTGGACCCTGTAGAGATGAAGGCTTACAATCAGGAGCCGGCCGCTTGCTGGGAATGTTACTCCTGTATCAAGATTTGTCCCCAGGGCGCGATCACCGCTCGTCCGTATGCTGACTTCGCTCCCATGGGCGGTACCTGTATCCCGCTGCGCGGTGCAGAAGACATCATGTGGACCGTTCAGTTCCGCAATGGCGAAGTAAAGCGCTTCAAGTTCCCCATCCGCACCACTGTGGAAGGTTCCATCAAGCCCTTCGAAGGCAAGCCTGAGGCAGGGAACCTGGAAGATGAGCTTCTGTTCACCGAGACCGCTTTGGCCACTCCCAAAGAAGCTCTCGGCCAGAAGATTGAAGTCGGTGAAGCAGACCTGAAGGTCACCTTCAAGTCGGCCGTCGCCTAA